The following coding sequences are from one Cydia splendana chromosome 15, ilCydSple1.2, whole genome shotgun sequence window:
- the LOC134797290 gene encoding glyoxylate reductase/hydroxypyruvate reductase-like has product MALRKVLVVNKTFPAAGLELLKNQVEVSVVPHIDHEPEIVSAIENELKEQKYDGIIWNTKHRLTGPRLDLAGPKLKCVSTMSSGLDQIDVEEIKKHGLRLGNTVQVLDNAVADIAVGLLIGAARRFKEGVEELESGAWKEGVQWMLGQDIEGSTVGIVGLGGIGQAIVRRLKGFDVKRFVYSGRSEKPEAKTLGAERIPIEQLLKESDYVVLCCPLTSETKHLINDERLGTMKKNAVLINIARGGVIDQEALYRALKEKRIFAAGLDVTSPEPLPANDPLISLPNCFIVPHLGSATNETRNMMSRISANNILLALEGKPMVNPVV; this is encoded by the exons ATGGCTCTGAGAAAAGTTTTGGTGGTTAACAAAACATTTCCCGCTGCTGGTTTGGAGTTATTAAAAAATCA AGTTGAGGTGAGCGTTGTGCCCCACATAGATCATGAGCCCGAAATTGTGTCTGCAATAGAAAATGAGTTGAAAGAGCAAAAATATGATGGAATAATTTGGAATACGAAGCACAGACTGACTGGACCTCGTTTGGATTTGGCTG gacCAAAACTAAAATGTGTGTCAACAATGTCATCTGGCTTGGACCAGATCGATGTAGAGGAGATAAAAAAGCACGGGCTGCGCCTGGGCAATACAGTTCAGGTCCTCGACAATGCGGTGGCAGATATCGCCGTTGGACTGCTTATAGGAGCGGCTAGGAGGTTCAAAGAGGGGGTAGAAGAATTGGAGAG TGGCGCATGGAAAGAAGGAGTGCAGTGGATGCTGGGACAAGACATCGAGGGCAGCACAGTGGGCATCGTGGGCCTTGGGGGCATTGGGCAAGCCATCGTCAGGAGGCTGAAGGGGTTTGATGTGAAGCGATTCGTTTATAGTGGGAGGAGCGAAAAACCTGAAG CCAAAACATTGGGAGCAGAACGAATACCCATAGAACAACTGCTAAAGGAAAGCGACTACGTAGTCTTGTGCTGCCCGCTCACGAGTGAAACCAAGCATTTGATCAACGATGAAAGACTCGGCACTATGAAGAAGAACGCTGTTCTGATTAATATAGCTCGAGGAG GTGTCATAGACCAGGAAGCGTTGTATAGAGCTCTGAAAGAAAAGCGTATTTTCGCGGCAGGACTTGACGTTACAAGTCCAGAACCTCTTCCGGCGAACGACCCTCTAATCTCATTGCCCAATTGTT TTATTGTACCTCATTTGGGCAGCGCTACAAACGAGACCAGGAACATGATGTCTAGAATTTCAGCCAAcaacatattgttagctttagAAGGGAAGCCTATGGTTAATCctgttgtttaa
- the LOC134797762 gene encoding very long chain fatty acid elongase 7-like, with translation MSWFKGAVDYVDDWFLMSTPWPLIAIWFAYITFVLKWGPVYMSKRPAYKLTNILAIYNLFQVLLSCYIVYMGVWVMNTQGVVSSHCAIEAKETQPYILRGVWIYFFAKITELLDTVFFVLRKKMIQVSFLHVYHHSLMMIATWFALKYNPTDVLIFLGTLNSFVHVIMYGYYGLSAYPSMTKYLWWKKYITSFQLIQFGLITLHAFTNAFVSKCNTSFVLLFTIFFNLGVMIYLFSDFYVKSYVKKDAKSNKTKIGLEKQPHAISLVDAMYATNCRSDESEKVK, from the exons ATGTCTTGGTTTAAGGGTGCCG TGGATTACGTAGATGATTGGTTCCTGATGTCCACACCTTGGCCACTTATCGCAATATGGTTCGCGTACATCACTTTCGTGTTGAAATGGGGACCCGTCTACATGTCCAAAAGGCCGGCTTACAAACTCACGAATATTTTAGCcatatacaatttatttcaaGTTTTGCTGTCCTGCTACATAGTTTACATG GGTGTATGGGTCATGAACACGCAAGGAGTGGTAAGCTCGCACTGTGCAATTGAAGCAAAAGAGACCCAACCTTAT ATATTGCGTGGCGTTTGGATATACTTCTTCGCAAAGATTACAGAACTGCTCGACACAGTGTTCTTCGTACTGCGAAAGAAGATGATCCAAGTGTCTTTCCTCCATGTATACCACCATTCTCTCATGATGATTGCGACGTGGTTCGCCCTCAAGTACAATCCTACGGATGTGCTTATATTCTTAGGGACGCTCAACTCTTTCGTACATGTTATCATGTATGGTTACTATGGGTTGTCGGCGTATCCTAGTATGACGAAGTATTTGTGGTGGAAGAAGTATATAACGTCGTTTCAGCTG ATACAATTTGGACTCATCACCTTACACGCATTCACCAATGCCTTCGTGTCGAAATGCAACACCTCCTTCGTTCTGCTATTTACTATTTTCTTCAATCTGGGCGTCATGATATACCTTTTCAGTGACTTTTACGTTAAATCGTATGTAAAAAAAGATGCAAAAAGCAACAAAACTAAAATAGGTTTAGAAAAGCAACCTCATGCCATTAGTTTAGTTGATGCAATGTATGCTACAAATTGTAGATCTGATGAAAGTgagaaagttaaataa